The window TCAAAACGCTCCTATATTGCATTACCACACTGAGTTGATGTGAATTCAGCCTAAAGCAacaaaatttgactttttaaccTATGTAATTGTATTAAAACAGGTGTtttctattgaaataataaaaatagttcatAGATTTCATTACCATCTTTGAAGACTTTTAGGAGGATGAGGTTCCCAGATGGGTACATTGCATACATGGAGTCTAATATAGCTTTGattatttgtttcctcttttcttttctttaggttAAACCACAgcttgaagaaaaaacaaatgagactTACGGAAAATTGGAAGCTGTGCAGTATAAAACTCAAGTTGTTGCTGGAACAAATTACTACATTAAGGTTAGAGTTCAGCACCTACTTTAGCGCCAAAAGatgtatttctcattttatgtaaaatattcccTGATTTCCCTACCACATAATTCCTTCCTTACGGTTGTCCTAAATTAAGATGCCCAGCATGATTCCTTCCAAGTGGTGGACTCTCAAATTTGGTAGATGATGtgacaccattttttttcttgtgaattcaGAAAGTTTTATTACATTGATTCTTGATTTCTGGAAATTGTATAGAAAAAGATTTCATAACAGTTCAGGGCATGCTGGATTTGTGGCTGTGCTGCTGCTTAggtaaggagggaggatcacgtCTCATCTGCCTGAAGGTGTGGGGCTGGACCACATGGTATCTTGAAGCTGATTCTACCTCAAAGCTGTATGATTCTCTATgtctaaattaaataaattaaagtaaCGACTCAAATCATTAGctgggaaaataatttaaacctTTTTTGCCCTTCaattaatataatgtaaatactaTTTTGTAACTCAAATTAGATTTAACTTGTGGCACTCTAGGCATAGTTTAAAAGAGTGGagtatttaaaatagtttaaaagttaattttatagcTCTGTCAAAAAATTACACAATGCATTGATCGAGTTCTAATTGAAGTTATCAAGAGGAAACCAGTTGAACAAGTCAACCATGAATATTTGAGAGCCATGTTTGTCCTTATATATTAAGAAGATGATaatgctgattttaaaaataaaaacaaatattcaagTATATTTACTTAATCTTTACTTCACTATTTGACCAGGGCACAGTGTGGCTTATTtctctttaacaaatatttctattaaaatataaacattttaaaagattttttcagcaaaaaaaaaaaaaaaagtaagtgaagTAAGTGGAGCTAGTCAGCTCAGCATAAGAAAGTTTCAGTACAGAGCTATGTACACAGATCAGCCCTGTTCTGCCAAATGTGAGCTCCTAGTAACGACCAGGTCCCGGGGAGACACATGTGAAAGAGGACCCTGCTGTATCCTCAGAAAACAATGGCACCATTTCCTCCATTCTCAATCTGCTTTCTTCATGGCTGGAAAAGAAAGTTTTCCAGTTAAAAATGATTATGTGCAAAGATAGGAAACATTCCATCAacattaacatatttaataatttatgatTAATTCAAATGCATAAATTTCACATATTACCAGCTCACATGTTTCTTCAACAGTTCATCAGATAACTATCTTGAAAATTTCTGCTTGAAAATTTGTTCCCTTGACCACCCTTTTGCCCTCTCTTAATcagtctcctctctctctctcatcttttcttccttctgctatcAAACTTTTCCTACTGGATCTCAGCCACCGATCCCAGTTCCCTTTTACTTCCTGGTAGTCTGGCTGTTGATCCCTTTGCTCTGAGGCACTCTAGATTTAAGGTCTTGCCAGTGATGTGACCTTCTCTATGTATTTCAAGTACCTATCAAGAGGTAGGTGGTAGAATGGAAGGACCACAAGCTTAGGTGTCAGAGTGTCCTGGGTTTGAACCCTTGTTCAATTTGTTCTATGGGaagctcctcctcctctctgagccttcattCCCTTATCTGCACAATGAGGGTAATAATCTACTTCGCAGCgtgttgtgaggaataaataagctggaaatttattgagcacttataaTTCACTATGCACTATTCTAAGAACAGggcttatctcatttaatcctcacaacaaatctATGAGATAAGTACAATCACTTCTCTTGGGTTACCAACGAAAAAACTGAGTTCCAGGGTGGTGAAGAAACTAAAAAGATCACACAACTACAAgagcagagtcaggatttgaacccagatagaCTGAGCTTAACTACTGGCTGTGCTGCCTCTAATATAAAGCACAAAATAAGAGCTTTTACAAGGTTAcactggcctggtgtggtggcttatacctgtaatccgaacactttgggaggccaaggtgggaggatagcttgaagccaggagtttgagatcattctgggcaacatagcaagaccctgcctctacaaagaaaatgttttaattacctaggcatggtgatgcacaccagtagtcctagctacttgggaagctgaggtaggaggatcacttgagccgaggagtttgaggttgcagtgagctgcgatcgcaccactgcactgtgagCCAGGCCTCATTCCCCGATCAGTACCCCCCAAAAATGTTACATTGTAGAGTGAAAAGAATGTAGATGCTAGAGGCTaacagatctgggtttgaatatTGGCTGTGCCACTGACTAGCTGAGAGATTTATGGAAAATCACTTAATCTCTCCTACTCTGCTTCCACGTCTGTAAAAATTTCATTGCTCCACTTTTCTTCAGGCCTATAATATAGGTTAATAtaatcatttatataaaatgttcatcaTAGTGTCTGGCTCACAGTAAACATTTGATATATGGCATTTGTTAAAATTAGGATAGGAAGTGACATCAgaagcacaataaatatttgtataagaCAAAGCATTTATTGTCTCCAGCAAGAACCAAAGTAAAAATTCTTACCATAATTTTCCAGGTCTCAGATTCATGTCCAAACTACTGCTTCTGCTTCAACCTTCCTACCAATGACTTCCTAGTAAAACcccttagcttttttttttcttttcttttttgagacggagtttcactctgtcactcaggctggagtgcagtggcacaatctcggctctctgcgacctccacctcccggattcaagcgattctcctgcttcagcctcccaagtagctgggattacagatgtgcaccaccacacccagctaattttgtatttttagtagagaccagatttcaccatgttggccaggtttgtctcaaactcctgacctcaggtgatccacccaccttggcctcccaaagtgctgggattataggcgtgagccacagtgcccggctggCCCCTTCACTTTAGAAGGGAGGGTGTCCGCCCCCTGGGCTCTGCTCAATCCTACCAGTGGGTGTTTATAAAGTAGGTTCTGATATAGGTATGGGAACCCTGCATCCCAAATTTTCTAGGGCAATTCTGATTTTCTTCTCCCTTATCAGACTGTATGGCAAACAAAGTGTCCCAAGTTGAGAGTCAGAAAACAGTATCACCAAAAATATAGGCTATCACTTGTTTTCTTGCTCCATgcatctttgaaaataaaatgctgtCCTTTGTGCCCAgattatactaaaaaaaataacaaaataaacctaGGACCTATGCCTCTTGCCATGCCATtagtctacaatttttttttttttttaagacaaactcttgctctatcacccaggctggagtacagtggcatgatctcggctcactgcaaccttctcctcctgggttcaagtgattctcctgcctcagcctctagagtagctgggattacaggcatgcaccaccatgcccggctaattttttgtatttttagtagagacgggatttcaccatgctggccaggcttgtcttgaactcctgacctcgtgatccccctgcctcagcctcccaaagtgctaggattacaggtgggagccacggcacccagcctagTCTGCTCTTTTTCTCCTAAAATAAGGTGGTGGATTTATGAATACAAAGAGTCTAAGAATGGTGGACTAGGTCTAGCAATGCTGTTCCTCAGCAGCTTTTTGGACAGAAGTCTTTGTAGACCTGTGGCTCTCTCACTTGATGTAGACCCATTTGAATGAATctccttttgctttctctttctttaatatttttcaggtACGAGCAGGTGATAATAAATATATGCACTTGAAAGTATTCAAAAGTCTTCCCGGACAAAATGAGGACTTGGTACTTACTGGATACCAGGTTGACAAAAACAAGGATGACGAGCTGACGGGCTTTTAGCAGCATGTACCCAAAGTGTTCTGATTCCTTCAACTGGCTACTGAGTCATGATCCTTGCTGATAAATATAACCATCAATAAAGAAGCATTCTTTTccaaagaaattatttcttcaattatttctcatttattgtaTTAAGCAGAAATtaccttttctttctcaaaatcaGTGTTATTGCTTTAGAGTATAAACTCCATATAAATTGATGGCAATTGGAAATCTTATAAAAACTAGTCAAGCCTAATGCAACTGGCTAAAGGATAGtaccaccctcacccccaccataGGCAGGCTGGATCGTGGACTATCAATTCACCAGCCTCCTTGTTCCCTGTGGCTGCTGATAACCCAACATTCCATCTCTACCCTCATACTTCAAAATTAAATCAAGTATTttacaaagtgtgtgtgtgtgtgtgtgtgtgtatatatatactttttttttttttttttttttgagacagagtctcgttctgtcacccaggctagagtgcaatggtgtgatctcggctcactgcaacctccacctcccaggtttaagcgattctcccatctcagcctcccaagtagctgggattacaggcacctaccactgcgcctagctaatttttgtatttttagtagagacagggttttgccatgttggccaggctggtttcgaactcctgaccctaggtgatctgctcgccttggcttcccaaagtgctgggattacaggtgtgagccaccttgcccagtctatatttttattctgaaacaaACTTAAACAtagagaaaagttgcaaaaaaaaaaaacccacttttttTCCTGGACATTTGAGACTAAGTTACTTACCATGATGCCCCATCATCAACAAATACTTCAGTGTGCATTTCCTACAAACAAGGATATTCTCCTGCAAAACTGAAATACAaccatcaaaatcaggaaattgccaggtcgcagtggctcacgcctgtaatcccagcactttggtaggccaaggcagcaggattgcttgaggacaggaatttaagacaaacctgggcaacatagcgagaccatgtctctacaaaaagaaattagaaattagctgggcatggtggtatgcacctgtagtcctagctacttgggaggctgacgtggggggatggcttaagcccaggaattcgaggctacagtgagctatactcatgccactgcactccagcctgggtgacaaagagagaccgtgtctctaaaaaaaaaaaattaaaaataaaattaaacaattaagaAATTAACACTGATACACTGGTAGCATCTAATCCCCAGACACCATTCAAATTACCCCAATTGTCCCAATAATGTCATTTATTACAAAAAGATCcaagccaggtgaggtggcaagcacctgtagtcctagctactcaggtggcagaggcaggaggacctctagaggccaggagttcaaggctatggTGTGCAATGATCGTGCCCATGAGtagccactgcatgccagcctgggcaacatagcaagaccccatcccaaAAAAAAGATCCAATCCAAAATAACTTGCTCCATTTAATTGCCATTTTCCTCTTATTTAATACCTTCATTGAGACATAAATTGAAACATACAActtacccatttaaagtgtacaagtgAATAGTTTTATACCACATTCACAAATGCGTGCAGACCTCacaaaattttagaacattttcgtcACCTCAAAAAGAAGTCTCATACCTGTTAGCTGTCacttccccagcctcctccacACATAAGCAACAACTCAACTCCTAAGCAACAACTAATTTACTGTCTAGATTTGCCTGGTCTGGACATTCATACAtgtggaattatataatatgtggtgGTCCTTTGTAACTGCCTTCCTTCACTTaacatagttttcaaaattcatcaGTGTTGTAGCACGTctcagtattttattcctttttatggacaaatattccattttatcaaTATATCACACGTTGTTTATTAACTAATCAGTTGACAGATATTTAAGTTGCTTTCACCTTTTGACTATCAGGAACACTgctactataaatatttgtgtacaaggttttgtgtgtacataggttttcatttctcttgggtatatacctaggagtagaattgctggttcATACGGTAACtaactctatgtttaattgtTTGAGAAACTTACAGACGGTTTTCTGAAGTGgtcacaccattttacattctcaccaacagtggatgagagttccattttctccatatcctcacccacacttgtt is drawn from Homo sapiens chromosome 3, GRCh38.p14 Primary Assembly and contains these coding sequences:
- the CSTA gene encoding cystatin-A; this encodes MIPGGLSEAKPATPEIQEIVDKVKPQLEEKTNETYGKLEAVQYKTQVVAGTNYYIKVRAGDNKYMHLKVFKSLPGQNEDLVLTGYQVDKNKDDELTGF